The window ATGGCCGTGATGACCTCACAACCCACGTTCTTGAGCAGCGTTTCGGCGGTGCGGCGAATCGTCTTCGAATCGTCGATCACCATGACCTTCAAGGCGCTGGGCTGCTGTTCCATAAATGCTCTACCGTCGCCTTTGTGAATCAATTTGTCCGTTTGGCGGCTCGAAACCCTTGATACTCAAGGGCCACCACAACATGGCAGTCTTTTTAGCACAGTCTCAATAACCAATCTATCGGCCGACCGGCGCGGTGGTTTTTCCTTGACCGGGAACACACTCAGCGCCACTCTGACGCCACTTTTTTCGTACCGATCCGGTAGCCAATTTTCGAGGAAAACCCAATGAGCGTTCGCGTCGGGATTGTCATGGACCCTATCGCCAGCATCTCCTATAAAAAGGATAGCTCGCTGGCCATGCTGCTGGCCGCGCAGAAGCGTGGCTGGGAACTGTTCTATATGGAACAGCGCGACCTGTACCAGGGCGAAGGCCAGGCACGGGCGCGGATGCGGCCGCTGCAAGTGTTCGCCAACCCGGAAAAGTGGTTCGAACTGGGTGCCGAGCAGGATTCGCTGCTGAGCGATCTCGATGTGATCCTGATGCGCAAGGATCCGCCGTTCGACATGGAGTTCGTTTACTCCACCTATTTGCTCGAACAAGCCGAAAGCGCCGGCGTGCTGGTGGTCAACAAGCCGCAGAGCCTGCGCGATTGCAACGAGAAACTGTTCGCCACGCTGTTCCCGCAGTGCACGCCGCCGACCGTGGTCAGCCGCCGTGCCGACGTGCTGCGTGAATTCGCCGCCAAACACGGCGATGTGATCCTCAAGCCGCTGGACGGCATGGGCGGCACGTCGATCTTCCGTCACCGCGCTGGCGACCCGAACCTGTCGGTGATCCTCGAAACCCTGACCGCCCTGGGCGCCCAGCAGATCATGGGCCAGGCTTACCTGCCGGCGATCAAGGACGGCGACAAACGCATCCTGATGATTGACGGCGAACCTGTGGACTATTGCCTGGCGCGCATTCCTGCCGCCGGTGAAACCCGTGGCAACCTCGCAGCCGGTGGCCGTGGCGAAGCGCGTCCGCTGACCGAAAAGGATCGCTGGATCGCCGCACAAGTCGGCCCGACCCTGCGCGAAAAAGGCCTGCTGTTCGTCGGCCTCGACGTGATCGGCGAGCACCTGACGGAAATCAACGTCACCAGCCCGACCTGCATCCGCGAGATCGACAACGCCTTCGGCACTGATATCGGCAGCATGCTGATGGATGCCATCGATCAGAAGCTCAAGGCACGTTGATTAGCCAAACCAACATTGCGTTATCATGCGCGGCCTGTGAAAACGCGATGTTGGTTTCCTTGTCATGACCCTCCCGTCCGATCTGCCCGCCGAACTCGCCCACCGTGGCGTGCGCCCGGCCGATCGCCTCGGTTTTACCCTGTTTCTGGCGGCGCTGATTCACCTGGCCTTGCTGCTGGGCGTCGGGTTTGCCGTGGTCGAGCCCAAGCAGATCAGCCGGACCCTGGAAATCACCCTCGCCACGTTCAAGAGCGAAAAGAAGCCGGAAAAGGCCGATTTCCTCGCCCAGGAAAACCAGCAAGGCAGCGGCACCCTGGATAAAAAGGCGATCCCCAAGACCACCGAGATCGCGCCGTTCCAGGACAACAAGGTGCAAAAAGTCACGCCACCGCCAGCGGCCAAACCTGAACAACAGGAAGCCCCGCCCAAGGCTGCCGTGACCACCGTCGCGCCGAAACCGAAGAAAGCCGCCACCAAAACCGAAGAACCCAAGCCTGTCACCAAGCCTGCGGTGGCCGCGCCGACGTTCGACACTGAACAACTGTCCAGCGACATCGCCAGCCTGGAAGCCGAACTGGCCAACGAACAACAGCTGTACGCCAAGCGCCCGCGCATCCACCGCCTGAGCGCCGCCTCGACCATGCGCGACAAGGGCGCCTGGTACAAAGACGAATGGCGCAAGAAGGTCGAGCGCATCGGCAACCTCAATTACCCGGATGAAGCCCGGCGCAAACAGATTTACGGCAATTTGCGCCTGATGGTGTCGATCAACCGCGACGGCTCGCTGTATGAAGTGCTGGTGCTGGAATCCTCCGGGCAACCGCTGCTGGATCAGGCGGCGCAGCGCATCGTGCGGCTGGCGGCGCCGTTTGCGCCGTTTACCGGTGATTTGTCGGATATCGATCGCCTGGAAATTATCCGGACGTGGAAGTTTGCGCGCGGCGATCGGTTGTCCAGTAATTAAAAGATCGCAGCCTTCGGCAGCTCCTACAGATGTACTCATTCCCCTGTAGGAGCTGCCGAAGGCTGCGATCTTTTGCCTTGTTCAAGCTTGTCAGTTCGCCCCTCGAACGCCACACTAGCGGTCATGAAAAACGTCAGCCCCAGCTACCTCAAGCATCAATTCCTGATCGCCATGCCACACATGGCCGACCCGAACTTTGCGCACACCTTGACCTACATCGTCGAGCACACGGCCAATGGCGCCATGGGGCTGGTGGTCAACCGTCCACAAGAGCTGAGCCTGGCCGATATCCTTGAGCAATTGCGCCCGGATATCGAGCCGCCAGCGCTCTGCCAGCATGTGCCGATCTTCATCGGCGGCCCGGTGCAGACCGATCGCGGCTTCGTCCTTCACCCCAAAGGGCAGAGCTTCCAGGCGACCGTTGATCTGGAAGACGAGTTGTCCCTGTCGACCTCCCAGGACGTGCTGTTCTCCATCGCCGACGGCTTCGGCCCGCCCAAGAGCCTGATCGCCCTCGGCTACGCCGGTTGGGAAGCCGGGCAACTGGAAGCCGAGCTGGCGCAGAACGCCTGGCTGACCTGCCCGTTCGACGCCGACATCCTGTTCAACACCAGCAGCGAGCTGCGCCTGGAAGCGGCGGCCAAACACCTGGGCGTCAACCTCAGCCTGCTCACCAGCCAGGCGGGGCACGCCTGATGGCCCTGCGGTTGATTCTGGGCTTTGACTACGGCACCAAACAGATCGGCGTTGCGGTCGGCCAGGTGATTACCGGCCAGGCCCGCGAGCTGTGCACGTTGAAAGCGCAGAACGGCATTCCCGACTGGGGTCAGGTTGAAGCCCTCATCAAAGAGTGGAAGCCCGACGCCGTGGTGGTTGGCCTACCGTTGAACATGGACGGCACACCGAGCGACATGTGCCTGCGCGCCGAAAAATTTGCCCGCCGCCTCAACGGCCGCTTCAACCTGCCCTTCTATACCCACGATGAACGCCTGACGACCTTTGAAGCCAAAGGCGAGCGACGTGATCGCGGCGGACAAAAGGGCAGCTACCGAGACAACCCCGTCGACGCCATCGCCGCCGCCCTGCTGCTGCAAGGCTGGCTCGACGAAAACGGCGCACTGTTCGAATCCTGAAGAGCCGCTACGCGCCTCTATATAGCTACAACCCGAGCCACCCGCTACACGACCCGGCTCGGGCCCAAGAAGGAGCAACCATGAGCCTGCCCAATCCCGCCGAACTGATCAGCCAGATGGCCACTCGCCTGAAGGCCCACCTGGAACACCGCGGCATCAGTGACCCGCGCTTCATCGGCATTCGTACCGGCGGCGTCTGGGTCGCCCAGGCCTTGCTCAAGGAACTGGGCAGCGACGAGCCGCTCGGCACCCTGGACGTGTCCTTCTACCGCGATGACTTCAGCCAGAACGGCCTGCACCCGCAAGTGCGTCCGTCTGCGCTGCCGTTCGAAATCGAAGGCCAGCACCTGGTGCTGATCGATGACGTATTGATGAGCGGCCGTACCATCCGCGCCGCCATGAACGAACTGTTCGACTACGGCCGCCCGGCCAGCGTGACGCTGGTGTGCCTGCTGGACCTGGACGCCGGCGAGCTGCCGATCCGCCCGAACGTGGTCGGCGCGACCCTGTCGCTGTCCGCTCACGAGCGCGTGAAGCTGTCCGGCCCGGAGCTTGCGCTCGAACTGCAAGACCTCGCCCTTTAATCCGCCCTATTGAGAGTCCCCCTCGCGATGACGCCTCTAGATACCAAGCGCCCGCTGCAGCTCAATGATCAGGGCCAGCTGCGCCACTTCCTCTCGCTCGACGGTTTGCGCCGCGAGTTGCTGACGGAAATCCTCGACACTGCCGACTCCTTCCTCGAAGTCGGCGCCCGGGCGGTGAAGAAAGTCCCGTTGCTGCGCGGCAAGACCGTGTGCAACGTGTTTTTCGAGAACTCCACCCGCACCCGCACCACCTTCGAACTGGCGGCCCAGCGGTTGTCGGCCGACGTGATCACCCTCAACGTGTCGACATCGTCGGCGAGCAAGGGCGAAACCCTGCTCGACACGCTGCGCAACCTGGAAGCCATGGCCGCCGACATGTTCGTCGTGCGCCACGGTGACTCCGGCGCTGCACACTTCATCGCTGAACATGTTTGCCCGCAAGTGGCGATCATCAACGGTGGCGACGGCCGTCACGCGCACCCGACCCAGGGCATGCTCGACATGCTCACCATCCGCCGGCACAAGGGCGGCTTCGAAAATCTCTCGGTAGCCATCGTCGGCGACATCCTGCACTCGCGGGTGGCGCGTTCGAACATGCTGGCCCTGAAAACCCTGGGTTGCCCGGACATCCGCGTGATCGCGCCGAAAACCCTGCTGCCAATCGGCATCGAGCAATACGGCGTGAAGGTCTACACCGACATGACCGAAGGCCTGAAAGACGTCGACGTGGTGATCATGCTGCGTCTGCAACGCGAGCGCATGACCGGTGGCCTGCTGCCAAGCGAAGGCGAGTTCTACCGCCTGTTCGGCCTGACCACCGCGCGCCTGGCCGGCGCCAAACCCGATTGCATCGTCATGCACCCGGGGCCGATAAACCGCGGCGTGGAGATTGAGTCGGCGGTGGCCGACGGCCCGCACTCGGTGATCCTCAACCAGGTGACATACGGCATCGCAATTCGTATGGCGGTGCTGTCCATGGCCATGAGCGGGCAAACAGCCCAGCGCCAATTCGAGCAGGAGAACGTTCAGTGAAGCTCAGCATTCTCGGCGCCCGCGTCATCGATCCGGCCAGCGGCCTGGATCAAGTCACCGATATTCACATCGAAGCCTGCAAGATCGTCGCCCTGGGCGCCGCGCCGGCCGGTTTCGTCGCTGTCGACACCATTGACGCCAAAGGCCTTGTGGCCGCGCCTGGTTTGGTCGACCTCAACGTCGCCCTGCGCGAGCCGGGTTACAGCCGCAAAGGCTCGATCGTCAGCGAAACCCGTGCCGCAGCGGCCGGCGGTGTCACCAGCCTGTGCTGCCCGCCGAAGACCAAACCGGTTCTGGACACTTCGGCAGTGGCTGAACTGATCCTCGACCGCGCCCGCGAGGCCGGCAACACCAAAGTCTTCCCGATCGGCGCGCTGAGCAAAGGTCTGGACGGCGAACAGCTGGCCGAACTGGTTGCCTTGCGCGACGCCGGTTGCGTGGCCTTCGGCAACGGCCTGGAGAGCTTCCGCAATACCCGCACCCTGTGCCGGGCGTTGGACTACGCGGCAACCTTCGACCTGACGGTGATTTTCAACTCTCAGGATCACGACCTTGCCGAAGGTGGCCTGGCCCACGAAGGCCCGACCGCGAGCTTCCTCGGCTTGCCGGGCATTCCGGAAACCGCAGAAACCGTGGCCCTGGCCCGGGATCTGCTGTTGGTCGAGCAAACCGGCGTGCGTGCGCACTTCAGTCAGCTCACCAGCGCTCGTGGTGTGGCCCTGATCGCCCAGGCTCAGGCCCGTGGCTTGAAGGTCACCGCCGATGTCGCGCTGTATCAACTGATCCTGACCGACGAAGCACTGATCGATTTCAGCAGCCTGTATCACGTACAACCGCCGCTGCGCACCCGCGCCGACCGCGACGGCCTGCGTGAAGCAGTGAAATCGGGCGTGGTCTCGACCATTTCCAGCCATCACCAACCCCATGAGCGGGACGCCAAACTGGCGCCGTTCGGCGCCACGGAGCCGGGCATCAGCAGCGTTGAGCTGTTGCTGCCGCTGGCGATGACATTGGTGGAAGACGGTTTGCTGGACTTGCCTACATTGCTGGCGCGCTTGAGCGCTGGCCCGGCCGAGGCCTTGCGCCTGCCGGCCGGCAAACTGGCGGTGGGTGGCGCGGCGGACATCGTGCTGTTCGACCCTGCGGCTTCAACCGTGGCCGGTGAGACCTGGCTGTCCAAGGGCGAGAACTGCCCGTTCATTGGGCATAGCTTGCCGGGTGTTGTGCGTTACACACTGGTGGATGGGCGGATTAGCCACCAGGCTTAAGACTGTGGCGAGGGAGCTTGCTCCCGCTGGGCTGCGCAGCAGACCTGTTTTGGGGTCGCTTCGCGACCCAGCGGGAGCAAGCTCCCTCGCCACAACTTACTGGAAAGTGCCGCGATTCTGCGCGTTGCGCACGGAAACCTGATCGTTCAACGTCCAGAAGTCATACAGCACCCCCAGAAAGAACACCCCGCCCGTCACCAGATACAGCAACCCGCTGATCCACTTCCCCTGATACATCCGGTGCACGCCGAGCACGCCGAGAAACGTCAGCAGAATCCACGCCACGTTGTACTCGATGGGACCTGCGGTAAACCGCAAATCCGCTTCACGGTCCATGGCCGGGATCAGGAACAGGTCGATCAACCAGCCAATCCCCAATAATCCGAAGGTGAAGAACCAGATCGTCCCGGTCACCGGCTTGCCGTAATAGAAGCGGTGAGCACCGGTAAACCCGAAAATCCACAGCAGATAACCAATCACTTTACTGTGCGTGTCTTGATGCGGAACGGGCGATTGATAGGTGTTCATGGATGACCTCGATTCACACGATAGATAAATATTCTTTAAATCTTTGTGACTTTTTTACGAGCAGCCGACGTATGGCAAATGCTACCGTCACGTCCGTCAAAGCCTTGTAGCACTTGAGTTCTGTCCGACAATTGCGTCCTTTTTCCGCTTGTTTGGTTCCGTTAGAACCAAGTGGAATCGACAAACGGCCTCGGAATGCTAAAAAAAGCTGTTATAAAGTTTCGCGCTAACCCATACGAGCCTTGCCTAATGCGTCCATTTTTCAAGACATGGCTAACCATTTGCCTATTATTGCCACTGGCCGCCCACGCCACCAATCGTGAGCAACGTCTTCCGAACGTTAATGGTTACACCCCAAAATCCCATGCTTCTGCTCCTTCGAGCAAAAGCAAGAAATCGCTCAAGACTGCTCCACAACTGAGCAGCAGCAAAAGCAGCCTGGTGCCACCTATGGCGACCAAGGAAAGCAGCAACGTGCTGAGCCGCGCGGTGAACGTCCTCGGTACGCCGTACCGTTGGGGCGGCAGCAGCCCGAGCAAAGGCTTCGATTGCAGCGGCCTGGTGAAATACGCGTTCAACGACGCCACGTTCGACCTGCCACGTACGTCCAATGCCATGGCCAGCGGTCACGGCGAGAAAGTCGATCGCAACGATTTGAAACCGGGCGACCTGATTTTCTTCAATATCAAGAGCCGTCGAGTCAACCACGTTGCCATCTACCTGGGCAACGACCGCTTCATCCACGCGCCTCGCCGTGGCAAGTCGGTGACCATCGACACCTTGAAGAAACCGTACTGGGAACAACATTACGTGGTTGCCAAGCGGGTTCTGCCGAAAGAACAGAATGCGTTGCGGGTTGTTCAGCGCTGATCTGACGGCGAGCACTTGTGGCGAGGGAGCTTGCCCCGCTGGACCGGGCTGGCGCCCCAGTGCGTAGCGCTCCCGTTTTTTGGGGCTGCTTCGCAACCCAGCGGGAGCAAGCTCCCTCGCCACAGGTTGCATTTCAATCCTCAAAACCCATCCGGTGACCGCGCCTTCTCCCGCGCCTGCTCCCGACTGACCAACCCTCTGGTCACCAAGTCCTTCAAACCCATATCCAGTGTCTGCATCCCCAGCGACCCGCCCGACTGGATCGATGAGTACATCTGCGCCACCTTGTCTTCGCGAATCAGATTCCGGATCGCCGACGTTCCCAGCATGATTTCGTGCGCCGCAATGCGCCCACCGCCAATCTTCTTTACCAGCGTCTGCGACACCACTGCCAGCAACGACTCGGACAGCATCGACCGCACCATGGACTTCTCGTCCCCCGGAAACACGTCGACGATCCGGTCGATGGTTTTCGCCGCCGACGTGGTGTGTAGCGTGCCGAACACCAAATGACCGGTTTCCGCTGCGGTCAGTGCCAGGCGAATGGTCTCCAGGTCACGCATCTCACCCACCAGAATCACATCCGGGTCTTCACGCAAAGCCGAGCGCAGCGCCGTGGCGAAGCTGCGGGTATCGCGGTGGACTTCACGCTGATTGATCAGGCATTTGCGCGATTCGTGGACGAACTCGATGGGATCTTCGATGGTGAGGATGTGGTGATGGCGATGGTTGTTCAGGTAATCGATCATTGCCGCCAGCGTGGTGGACTTGCCGGAACCGGTCGGGCCGGTCACCAGCACCAGCCCGCGAGGTGCGTCGGTCATCTTGCGGAATACGTCGCCCATGCCCAATTCGTCCATGCTCAGGACTCTGGACGGGATCGTGCGGAACACCGCGCCAGCGCCACGGCTCTGGTTGAAGGCGTTGACCCGAAAGCGCGCCACGCCGGGCACTTCGAAGGAAAAGTCGGTTTCCAGGTGTTTTTCGAAGTCCACCCGCTGGGTGTCGTTCATGATGTCGTAGATCAGCGCCTGCACCTGCTTGTGGTCCAGAGCCGGCAGATTGATGCGTCGTATATCGCCATCCACCCGAATCATCGGCGGCAGACCGGCCGACAGGTGCAGGTCGGATGCACCCTGTTTGGCGCTGAAGGCCAGCAGTTCAGTGATATCCATAGCGTCTCTCAATTCCAGTAGAATGCCGCGAACCTTCAGACCGCTGGCGCCTCTTGATGTCCACCATAGCAGACAACATTCTCGAAGTTAGTTCGCGCATACATGCTGCAACACTCGCCGCCAGCCGCGCCGAAAATAGCGTCCAGCTGCTGGCCGTGAGCAAGACCAAACCCGCACAAGCCCTGCGTGAAGCCTATGCCGCCGGCCTGCGCGACTTTGGCGAGAACTACCTGCAAGAGGCCCTGGGCAAGCAGCTCGAATTGGCCGACCTGCCCTTGATCTGGCACTTCATCGGCCCCATTCAATCGAACAAGACTCGCGCCATCGCCGAGCACTTCGACTGGGTGCATTCCGTGGATCGCCTAAAAATTGCACAACGATTGTCCGAGCAACGCCCTGCCGATCTGCCGCCTCTGAACATCTGTATCCAGGTCAACGTCAGCGGTGAAGCCAGTAAATCCGGCTGCACTCCGGCGGACCTGCCGGCCCTGGCCAATGCCATCAGCGCCCTGCCGCGCCTGAAGTTGCGCGGATTGATGGCCATCCCCGAGCCGACTGAAGATCGCGCCGCCCAGGATGCCGCTTTCGCTGCCGTGCAAAGCCTGCAAGCCAGCCTGAACCTGCCGCTCGACACACTTTCCATGGGCATGAGCCACGACCTCGAGTCGGCCATTGCCCAGGGCGCCACTTGGGTCCGTATCGGTACGGCCCTGTTTGGCGCCCGCGACTACAGTCAGCCGTAATCATGGCTGACACACTTCTGAATAAGGACCTGACATGAGCAAGACACGTATTGCCTTTATCGGTGCCGGCAACATGGCCGCCAGCCTGATCGGCGGCCTGCGGGCCAAAGGTCTGGAAGCGGCGCAGATCCGCGCCAGCGACCCGGGCGAAGAAACCCGTGCCCGCGTAAGCGCCGAACATGGCATCGAGGTGTTCGCCGACAACGCCCAAGCTATTGAAGGCGCCGATGTGGTGGTACTGGCGGTCAAGCCACAGGCGATGAAAGCCGTGTGCGAAGCCATTCGCCCGAACCTGAAGCCCGGGCAACTGGTGGTGTCGATTGCCGCCGGTATCACCTGCGCCAGCATGAACAACTGGCTCGGCGCCCAGCCGATCGTGCGTTGCATGCCTAACACCCCGGCGCTGCTGCGCGAGGGCGTGAGCGGTTTGTTCGCTACCGCAGAAGTGACCGCCGAGCAGCGTCAGCAAGCTCAAGAACTGCTGTCTGCCGTTGGCATCGCGTTGTGGCTCAGCGAAGAACAGCAACTGGACGCGGTCACCGCCGTTTCTGGTTCGGGCCCGGCGTACTTCTTCCTGTTGATCGAAGCCATGACCGCCGCCGGCGTGAAGCTCGGCCTGCCAGCAGACATCGCTGCGCAGCTAACCTTGCAAACCGCCCTGGGCGCCGCGCACATGGCTGTGAGCAGTGATGTCGACGCCGCTGAACTGCGTCGTCGCGTCACTTCGCCCGCGGGCACTACGGAAGCGGCCATCAAGTCGTTCCAGGCCAACGGCTTCGAAGCCCTGGTCGAAAAAGCATTGGGCGCCGCCGCGCACCGCTCCGCCGAGATGGCTGAGCAACTCGGTCGCTAATCAGCTCTTAATAAGGAATCAATAATGCCCGGACTCAATGACGCTGCCATTTTTGTGATTCAAACCCTGGGCAGCCTGTACCTGCTGATCGTGCTGCTGCGCTTCATCCTGCAATTGGTGCGGGCCAACTTCTACAATCCGCTCTGCCAGTTCATCGTGAAGGCCACTCAACCGCTGCTCAAGCCACTGCGCCGGGTCATTCCGAGCATGTTCGGCCTGGATATGTCTTCGCTGGTGCTGGCGTTGCTGGTGCAGATGGCGTTGTTCGCGGTGATCTTGTTGCTCAGCGGCTACGGCGTCGACGCGCTGCTCCTTGTGCCTTGGGCGCTGATCGGCATCTTCGCGCTGTTTCTGAAGATTCTGTTCTGGGCGATGATCATCAGCGTGATCCTGTCCTGGGTCGCGCCGGGAAGCCACAACCCGGGCGCGGAACTGGTCCAGCAAATCACTGAGCCGGTGCTCGCGCCGTTCCGCCGGATCATTCCGAACCTGGGCGGCCTCGATATCTCGCCGATCTTCGCGTTCATTGCCCTGCAATTGCTGCAAAGCTGGCTGATCCCGCGCCTGGCGTACTACGCGCTGATGCCGAAGGAATTGTTCGGGCTGATCTGATGCGTTCGGCGCAATGACCGCATCATCGTTCATCGCGGGCAAGCCTTGCTCCTACAGGATCTACGCGACCTCTGCAGGAGCAAGGCTTGCCCGCGATGGGCGCACCTCGGTCTACCGGGAAAAATCAGGCCCGGCCTTTGCTTGCCGCTAACCCCAGCGGTCTTTAGACTTACGCCTCATTTCAATGAGAGCAGGGTCGATGCCAGCTGCCTTCCCCCCCGATTCTGTTGGTCTGGTGACGCCGCAAGTGGCGCACTTCAGCGAACCCCTGGCGTTGGCCTGCGGACGTTCGCTCCCAGCCTATGACCTGATTTACGAAACCTACGGCACGCTGAACGCCACGGCGAGCAACGCCGTGCTGATCTGCCACGCCTTGTCCGGTCACCACCACGCCGCCGGTTATCACAGCCCCGACGACCGCAAACCCGGTTGGTGGGACAGCTGCATCGGCCCCGGCAAGCCCATCGACACAAGCAAATTCTTCGTGGTCAGCCTGAACAACCTCGGCGGCTGCAACGGCTCTACCGGCCCGAGCAGCATCAACCCGGAGACC of the Pseudomonas sp. MAG733B genome contains:
- the gshB gene encoding glutathione synthase, which produces MSVRVGIVMDPIASISYKKDSSLAMLLAAQKRGWELFYMEQRDLYQGEGQARARMRPLQVFANPEKWFELGAEQDSLLSDLDVILMRKDPPFDMEFVYSTYLLEQAESAGVLVVNKPQSLRDCNEKLFATLFPQCTPPTVVSRRADVLREFAAKHGDVILKPLDGMGGTSIFRHRAGDPNLSVILETLTALGAQQIMGQAYLPAIKDGDKRILMIDGEPVDYCLARIPAAGETRGNLAAGGRGEARPLTEKDRWIAAQVGPTLREKGLLFVGLDVIGEHLTEINVTSPTCIREIDNAFGTDIGSMLMDAIDQKLKAR
- a CDS encoding energy transducer TonB is translated as MTLPSDLPAELAHRGVRPADRLGFTLFLAALIHLALLLGVGFAVVEPKQISRTLEITLATFKSEKKPEKADFLAQENQQGSGTLDKKAIPKTTEIAPFQDNKVQKVTPPPAAKPEQQEAPPKAAVTTVAPKPKKAATKTEEPKPVTKPAVAAPTFDTEQLSSDIASLEAELANEQQLYAKRPRIHRLSAASTMRDKGAWYKDEWRKKVERIGNLNYPDEARRKQIYGNLRLMVSINRDGSLYEVLVLESSGQPLLDQAAQRIVRLAAPFAPFTGDLSDIDRLEIIRTWKFARGDRLSSN
- a CDS encoding YqgE/AlgH family protein, which gives rise to MKNVSPSYLKHQFLIAMPHMADPNFAHTLTYIVEHTANGAMGLVVNRPQELSLADILEQLRPDIEPPALCQHVPIFIGGPVQTDRGFVLHPKGQSFQATVDLEDELSLSTSQDVLFSIADGFGPPKSLIALGYAGWEAGQLEAELAQNAWLTCPFDADILFNTSSELRLEAAAKHLGVNLSLLTSQAGHA
- the ruvX gene encoding Holliday junction resolvase RuvX, with protein sequence MALRLILGFDYGTKQIGVAVGQVITGQARELCTLKAQNGIPDWGQVEALIKEWKPDAVVVGLPLNMDGTPSDMCLRAEKFARRLNGRFNLPFYTHDERLTTFEAKGERRDRGGQKGSYRDNPVDAIAAALLLQGWLDENGALFES
- the pyrR gene encoding bifunctional pyr operon transcriptional regulator/uracil phosphoribosyltransferase PyrR; the protein is MSLPNPAELISQMATRLKAHLEHRGISDPRFIGIRTGGVWVAQALLKELGSDEPLGTLDVSFYRDDFSQNGLHPQVRPSALPFEIEGQHLVLIDDVLMSGRTIRAAMNELFDYGRPASVTLVCLLDLDAGELPIRPNVVGATLSLSAHERVKLSGPELALELQDLAL
- a CDS encoding aspartate carbamoyltransferase catalytic subunit codes for the protein MTPLDTKRPLQLNDQGQLRHFLSLDGLRRELLTEILDTADSFLEVGARAVKKVPLLRGKTVCNVFFENSTRTRTTFELAAQRLSADVITLNVSTSSASKGETLLDTLRNLEAMAADMFVVRHGDSGAAHFIAEHVCPQVAIINGGDGRHAHPTQGMLDMLTIRRHKGGFENLSVAIVGDILHSRVARSNMLALKTLGCPDIRVIAPKTLLPIGIEQYGVKVYTDMTEGLKDVDVVIMLRLQRERMTGGLLPSEGEFYRLFGLTTARLAGAKPDCIVMHPGPINRGVEIESAVADGPHSVILNQVTYGIAIRMAVLSMAMSGQTAQRQFEQENVQ
- a CDS encoding dihydroorotase, which codes for MKLSILGARVIDPASGLDQVTDIHIEACKIVALGAAPAGFVAVDTIDAKGLVAAPGLVDLNVALREPGYSRKGSIVSETRAAAAGGVTSLCCPPKTKPVLDTSAVAELILDRAREAGNTKVFPIGALSKGLDGEQLAELVALRDAGCVAFGNGLESFRNTRTLCRALDYAATFDLTVIFNSQDHDLAEGGLAHEGPTASFLGLPGIPETAETVALARDLLLVEQTGVRAHFSQLTSARGVALIAQAQARGLKVTADVALYQLILTDEALIDFSSLYHVQPPLRTRADRDGLREAVKSGVVSTISSHHQPHERDAKLAPFGATEPGISSVELLLPLAMTLVEDGLLDLPTLLARLSAGPAEALRLPAGKLAVGGAADIVLFDPAASTVAGETWLSKGENCPFIGHSLPGVVRYTLVDGRISHQA
- a CDS encoding TM2 domain-containing protein, whose product is MNTYQSPVPHQDTHSKVIGYLLWIFGFTGAHRFYYGKPVTGTIWFFTFGLLGIGWLIDLFLIPAMDREADLRFTAGPIEYNVAWILLTFLGVLGVHRMYQGKWISGLLYLVTGGVFFLGVLYDFWTLNDQVSVRNAQNRGTFQ
- a CDS encoding C40 family peptidase, which codes for MRPFFKTWLTICLLLPLAAHATNREQRLPNVNGYTPKSHASAPSSKSKKSLKTAPQLSSSKSSLVPPMATKESSNVLSRAVNVLGTPYRWGGSSPSKGFDCSGLVKYAFNDATFDLPRTSNAMASGHGEKVDRNDLKPGDLIFFNIKSRRVNHVAIYLGNDRFIHAPRRGKSVTIDTLKKPYWEQHYVVAKRVLPKEQNALRVVQR
- a CDS encoding type IV pilus twitching motility protein PilT — its product is MDITELLAFSAKQGASDLHLSAGLPPMIRVDGDIRRINLPALDHKQVQALIYDIMNDTQRVDFEKHLETDFSFEVPGVARFRVNAFNQSRGAGAVFRTIPSRVLSMDELGMGDVFRKMTDAPRGLVLVTGPTGSGKSTTLAAMIDYLNNHRHHHILTIEDPIEFVHESRKCLINQREVHRDTRSFATALRSALREDPDVILVGEMRDLETIRLALTAAETGHLVFGTLHTTSAAKTIDRIVDVFPGDEKSMVRSMLSESLLAVVSQTLVKKIGGGRIAAHEIMLGTSAIRNLIREDKVAQMYSSIQSGGSLGMQTLDMGLKDLVTRGLVSREQAREKARSPDGF
- a CDS encoding YggS family pyridoxal phosphate-dependent enzyme, whose translation is MSTIADNILEVSSRIHAATLAASRAENSVQLLAVSKTKPAQALREAYAAGLRDFGENYLQEALGKQLELADLPLIWHFIGPIQSNKTRAIAEHFDWVHSVDRLKIAQRLSEQRPADLPPLNICIQVNVSGEASKSGCTPADLPALANAISALPRLKLRGLMAIPEPTEDRAAQDAAFAAVQSLQASLNLPLDTLSMGMSHDLESAIAQGATWVRIGTALFGARDYSQP
- the proC gene encoding pyrroline-5-carboxylate reductase, which produces MSKTRIAFIGAGNMAASLIGGLRAKGLEAAQIRASDPGEETRARVSAEHGIEVFADNAQAIEGADVVVLAVKPQAMKAVCEAIRPNLKPGQLVVSIAAGITCASMNNWLGAQPIVRCMPNTPALLREGVSGLFATAEVTAEQRQQAQELLSAVGIALWLSEEQQLDAVTAVSGSGPAYFFLLIEAMTAAGVKLGLPADIAAQLTLQTALGAAHMAVSSDVDAAELRRRVTSPAGTTEAAIKSFQANGFEALVEKALGAAAHRSAEMAEQLGR
- a CDS encoding YggT family protein, with the protein product MPGLNDAAIFVIQTLGSLYLLIVLLRFILQLVRANFYNPLCQFIVKATQPLLKPLRRVIPSMFGLDMSSLVLALLVQMALFAVILLLSGYGVDALLLVPWALIGIFALFLKILFWAMIISVILSWVAPGSHNPGAELVQQITEPVLAPFRRIIPNLGGLDISPIFAFIALQLLQSWLIPRLAYYALMPKELFGLI